One window from the genome of Lynx canadensis isolate LIC74 chromosome E3, mLynCan4.pri.v2, whole genome shotgun sequence encodes:
- the ATP5MF gene encoding ATP synthase subunit f, mitochondrial, translating to MASPVPVKEKKLMDVKLGELPGWILMRDFTPRGIAGAFQRGYYRYYNKYVNVKKGSVAGISMVLAAYVLFNYCRCYKELKHERLRKYH from the exons ATGGCGTCGCCCG TACCAGTGAAAGAGAAGAAGCTCATGGATGTGAAGCTAGGAGAGCTGCCAGGCTGGATACTGATGCGAGATTTCACCCCTAGAGGCATTGCTGGCGCATTTCAAAGAG GTTACTACCGGTATTACAACAAGTATGTCAATGTGAAGAAAGGGAGCGTTGCTGGAATTTCTATGGTGCTGGCAGCTTATGTGCTTTTCAACTATTGTCGGTGTTACAAGGAACTCA AACATGAGCGGCTACGCAAGTACCACTGA